Below is a window of Leifsonia sp. NPDC080035 DNA.
CGACCAGCCGAGCACGGCGGTCACGGTCTCGTCCTCGACGAGGAACGAGTCGGCGGTCAGGGCCCCGTTGATCACGGTCGGCTGGAACTGCCAGATCGAGTGGTCGGCGACGGCATCCCGCCAGCGGTCGCGGAGCGCGACCGGCAGCAGCCCGGTCGACGCGGCCGACTCGATCAGCGCCGTGGTGGAGCTGAGGCACTCGGCGGCGGAGAGGACGGGCAGCCCCGCCTCGCCGACGAAGCTGGTCGGCAGCGCATGGATGGCCGCGATGGCGTGGCCGATCGAGCCGGCGAGACCGTCGCCCGGAGGGACGTCCTCCACGGCGATGTGCTCGCCGGGCAGGAAGCCGTAGACGATGGCACGGGTGCCGCCGACCGGCGCCTGGCCGAGGAACTGCGGCACGTCGAAGGGGAGCCTGCTGCGGATGCCGGTGGTCAGCGCACGCAGCGCGACCAGGTCGGAGCTCTGCTCGGTCTCGGCCACCTGGGAGACGGGGACGCGCACGATCACCGTGTTCCCGTCGCGGGTGGAGAGCAGTGCGGAGTCGTACTCGCCGGCCCCGTCGGCGCTGTGGCCGCGCGTCCCGGAGACCGCGAGGTCGGGCACGGCCGAGGCGGCCAGCGCGGCTAGAGTGAGAGGGGATCTGGCCATGTCCCCTAGGCTAAACGGCCTTCCGCGCGCGGGCTGGTCCGCCACGCCTTGAAAGGATCTCCATGTCGTCCGCTCCGTCCTCCGCCCTGCCGTTGGCGGCCCTCCCGCTGTCGCGTCACGCCGTCGACCGGGACCACGCCGCGCGTTCTCGGCCGGCGCTGTTCGACGAGCTGTGGGAGGAGCCGGGCACGCGCGTGCTCGCGCTGTGGAAGGGACGAGCGCTGCTCACGCCGGAGAGCGTCGAGGCGGCGACCCCCGCCGGCGACGGCTGGAGCGCCCCCGACGCCGGACCCGCCGCCCTCGACCTGCTGCCCGTCGAGCGCGTGACGGCCGCCCTGATCCGGGTGTACCTCGGCCGCACCCTCGTGGATGCGCCGGGCGAGCCGGCCGGGACCGCTGTCGTCCTCGAGGTGCTCACCGACGCCGCCGCGCAGGAGCTGGAGCCGGACGAGGCGCGCTGGGGAAACCTCCGCACCGTCGCGACGGCGCTGAGCGACCGCGACGCCGGCCTCTTCACCGAGGCGCTCGCGATCGCGAACTGGCACGCCTCGCACACACACTGCCCGCGCTGCGGAACGCCGACCGTCGTCGAGCAGGCAGGCTGGGTGCGGCGCTGCTTCGAGGACGGCTCCGAGGTCTTCCCCCGCACCGACCCCGCCGTGATCGTGACCGTGCTGGACGCGGATGACCGGCTGCTGCTCGGCTCCAACGCGATGTGGGAGCACTCGCGCTACTCGCTGCTTGCCGGGTTCGTGGAGCCGGGGGAGTCGTTCGAGTCCGCCGTCGAGCGCGAGATCTTCGAGGAGGCGGGTATCCGCGTCGTGGATGCGCGCTACAAGGGCTCGCAGCCGTGGCCGTTCCCGGCGTCGGTGATGGTCGGAATGACTGCGCGGCTGGCGGACGACCAGTCGCCCACGGCGCTCGACCCCGACGGCGAGGAGATCCTTGACCTGCGCTGGTTCAGCCGTGACGAGCTGTGGGAGGCACGTGAGCAGATCATCCTGCCCGGCCGTTCCTCCATCGCCCGCGCGCTGATCGAGGACTGGTACGGCGGCTCGCTCGAGATGCCGCCGGCCGCGGCGTGAACGCCGAGTCCCTGCTCGCCGGCCTCGACGCTCAGCAGCGTGTCGCCGCGGAGGCGCTGTTCGGGCCGGTGTGCATCCTGGCGGGAGCGGGGACGGGCAAGACGAGGGCGATCACTCACCGGATCGCGTACGGGGTGGCCTCGGGAGCGTTCACACCCAACCGGGTGATGGCGCTCACCTTCACCAACCGCGCCGCCGCCGAGCTTCGCGGCCGGCTGCGTCAGCTGGGTGCAGGCGGGGTGTCCGCGCGGACCTTCCACGCCGCCGCGCTCGCGCAGCTGAACTACTTCTGGCCGCAGGTCGTCGGCGGTCAGCTGCCGTCCGTGCTCGACGGCAAGGGTCGCATCCTCGGCCACGCAGCGGAGAAGCTGTCGCTCCGGGTCGACACCGCGGCGCTGCGCGACGTGGCCGCCGAGATCGAGTGGCGCAAGGTGTCGGGGCTCAGCATCGACGAGTACGCCGCCGTCGTGGAAAGCCGCTCGCTGCCCGGCACGATGAAGCCCGAGCAGGCGGTCGACATGCAGCGCGCCTACGAGGAGCTGAAGGACGAGCGCAAGCAGATCGACTTCGAGGACGTGCTGCTGGTCTGCGCGGGGATGATCGAGACGGAGCCGTCGGTCGCCATGCAGGTGCGCGAGCAGTACCGGTTCTTCGTCGTCGACGAGTATCAGGACGTGTCGCCGCTGCAGCACCAGCTGCTCCAGCTCTGGCTGGGGACGCGGCGCGACCTGTGCGTCGTGGGCGACGCCAGCCAGACCATCTATTCGTTCGCGGGCGCGCGCAGCGAGTACCTGCTCGGCTTCGAGCGCGAGCACCGCGGGGCGACCGTCGTCCGGCTGGAGCAGAACTACCGATCGACGCCGGCCGTGATCGAAACGGCGAACCGGCTGATGCGCGGACGCCCCGGCGCGCTCACGCTGCACGCGGTCGCCACGCCGCGGCCGGGCGACGAGGTGCCGGAGGCGGAGGTGTTCGAGGACGACCGGGCGGAGGCGCGCGCCGTCGCGGAGCGGATCGCCACGGAGATCGCCGAGGGCACGAAGCCGGAGAGCATCGCGGTGCTGTACCGCGTGAACGTGCAGGCGGCCGCGCTCGAGCAGGCGCTCGGGGACCGTGGGATCAGCTACTCCGTCCGCGGCTCGAAGCGGTTCTTCGACCTGCCGGAGGTGCGCCAGGCGATCATGACCCTCCGCGCAGCGAGCGTCGCGGCCACCGATGAGCCGCTGTTCAAGTCGGTCAGCGATGTGCTCCGCACGCTCGGCTGGGCCGTCCAGCCGCCGGAGGGCCGCGGCTCGGTGCGTGCGCGCTGGGAGTCGCTGAACGCGATCATGGGGCTCGTCGACGAGATGCCGGAGGGCGCGACGTTCCGGCAGTTCACGGACGAGCTGCTCGCGCGGCAGGCCGGCCAGCACGAGCCGACGCTGTCCGCGGTGACGCTCGCGACCCTGCACGCCGCGAAGGGCCTGGAGTGGGACTCGGTGCACCTGATCGGGCTCAGCGAGGGGCTGGTCCCGATCAGCTACGCGACCGGGTTCGAGCAGATCGACGAGGAGCGCCGGCTGCTCTACGTCGGCATCACCCGGGCTCGCAAGCGGCTGCGCCTCAGCTGGTCGCAGCGCGGGAATCAGCCGGGCCGGCCCACGGGCCGTCAGCCGTCGCGGTTCCTGGCCGAGCTCGCACCAGCGGCGCGGGCGCAGCGGCGGGGCTGAGGCAGCCGCACTCGGGATGCGCCTCCCGCCGCTGCTCCGACCAGCGCAGCGTCCGGCGGTCGAACCGCATCGCGACACCGGTCGGCAGCGGACGGCCGTCTCGGCGCGCGAGCACCGCCCCGGCGGCCACGGACGACACCGCCCCGCAGGCCAGCTCGCTCTCGCCGGGCAGGGGACGCGCGTGCAGCTGAGCGGCGATCGCCGGCCAGGCCGGGTCGGCGTCGCGGCGGTGCAGGTCCCCGCAGCGCAGGCACGGGCCGTCGCCCGGCGTGACGAACGGCCCGACGTGCACGGCGCGGTCCCCGAACACCACGGGCAGGTGCGGCACATCCCGGCGCAGCCAGCGCTGGTGGCGGCGCGGTGCGACCGCGTACGGGGCGACCAGTACGGCGGCCTCGGCACCGTCGAGCGCGGGATCGTCGTCGTCGAGCCCTGCCCGCGCGTCGACGCCCGCATCGTGGAGCAGCGCGAGGATGCGCGCAGCCGTCGGCCCCGCTCCGTCCAGCACGACGAGGCCGGCGGGCCCCGTTCGAGGCCCGGCGGCGAGCACGGGGCTCAGCCTGGCGAGAAGTGCGTCCGCCGCCTCCGGCGCGGCTCCGCCCGCGGCGGCGATGGTGCGCAGAGTGTCACGGCTCGCGCCGCCGGCGAGGGCGGCGACCATCCGCTCTTCCGCGATGCTCGGGTCCTCCAGGACGATGTCCGGTGCCTCGACCCCGAACTGCAGGGCGCGCGGCGATCTCCACACGGGAGGACGGGACGGATCGAGCGCGTAGACCACTCCAGCATCCTGCCGCCTCCGGCCGCGCCCAGCCGGTTATCCACAGCCGCGACGGTGGAGACCGGAGACGCGGGCGCTCAGTCCTCGGTGGGGCGCTCCCTGTCATCGCGCAGCAGGTCCTCGATGGCCTGGTCGAGCTCGTCGCGCTCCGGCTCCTGCCCGGACGCCGCGGCGGTGAGCCGTGAGACGAGCGCGGACGGGTCGTCGAGGTCGGCGGCCTGCGGCAGCAGGTCGGGATGCGACCACAGCCGGTCGCGCGCCTCCGGGCCGACGGCGTCGGTCACCGCCTGCCACATCGCGGCGGCCTCGCGCAGCCGGCGCGGCCGCAGCTCCAGCCCGACCAGCGTGGCGAACGCGGACTCGGCGGGACCGCCGGACGCGCGGCGCCGGCGGACCGTCTCCG
It encodes the following:
- a CDS encoding phosphotransferase: MARSPLTLAALAASAVPDLAVSGTRGHSADGAGEYDSALLSTRDGNTVIVRVPVSQVAETEQSSDLVALRALTTGIRSRLPFDVPQFLGQAPVGGTRAIVYGFLPGEHIAVEDVPPGDGLAGSIGHAIAAIHALPTSFVGEAGLPVLSAAECLSSTTALIESAASTGLLPVALRDRWRDAVADHSIWQFQPTVINGALTADSFLVEDETVTAVLGWSALRVGDPARDLHWLLAMNPEAADGALGAYASTRQVATDRQFTQRAMLYAELEVARWLLHGREVRDQHIVDDAVQMLDGLVDRVHSNTVNPLSTATGPILAIDDVEAMLDRTPGDRSSARPAGMRPVTEDDSATA
- the nudC gene encoding NAD(+) diphosphatase — encoded protein: MSSAPSSALPLAALPLSRHAVDRDHAARSRPALFDELWEEPGTRVLALWKGRALLTPESVEAATPAGDGWSAPDAGPAALDLLPVERVTAALIRVYLGRTLVDAPGEPAGTAVVLEVLTDAAAQELEPDEARWGNLRTVATALSDRDAGLFTEALAIANWHASHTHCPRCGTPTVVEQAGWVRRCFEDGSEVFPRTDPAVIVTVLDADDRLLLGSNAMWEHSRYSLLAGFVEPGESFESAVEREIFEEAGIRVVDARYKGSQPWPFPASVMVGMTARLADDQSPTALDPDGEEILDLRWFSRDELWEAREQIILPGRSSIARALIEDWYGGSLEMPPAAA
- a CDS encoding ATP-dependent helicase, with translation MNAESLLAGLDAQQRVAAEALFGPVCILAGAGTGKTRAITHRIAYGVASGAFTPNRVMALTFTNRAAAELRGRLRQLGAGGVSARTFHAAALAQLNYFWPQVVGGQLPSVLDGKGRILGHAAEKLSLRVDTAALRDVAAEIEWRKVSGLSIDEYAAVVESRSLPGTMKPEQAVDMQRAYEELKDERKQIDFEDVLLVCAGMIETEPSVAMQVREQYRFFVVDEYQDVSPLQHQLLQLWLGTRRDLCVVGDASQTIYSFAGARSEYLLGFEREHRGATVVRLEQNYRSTPAVIETANRLMRGRPGALTLHAVATPRPGDEVPEAEVFEDDRAEARAVAERIATEIAEGTKPESIAVLYRVNVQAAALEQALGDRGISYSVRGSKRFFDLPEVRQAIMTLRAASVAATDEPLFKSVSDVLRTLGWAVQPPEGRGSVRARWESLNAIMGLVDEMPEGATFRQFTDELLARQAGQHEPTLSAVTLATLHAAKGLEWDSVHLIGLSEGLVPISYATGFEQIDEERRLLYVGITRARKRLRLSWSQRGNQPGRPTGRQPSRFLAELAPAARAQRRG